One Nocardiopsis gilva YIM 90087 genomic window, GAGGCCGCGACGCCGCCTGGCAGCGCTGGATCAGCCCGGTAGCGCTCCTCGTCCTGTGGCAGCTGGGTGCATCGGCCGGGGTCATCCCCGAGCGGCTGCTGCCACCGCCCTCCGCGATCGCGGCCACCGGCATCGACCTCATGCGGGACGGCACCCTGCTCTCGGCCGTGGGAACGTCCCTACAGCGGGTCCTGGCCGGTTTTGCTGCGGGGGCCGTGGTCGGAACCGCCTGCGCCGTCGTCGCCGGGATCAGCCGATGGGGCGAGAAGCTGGTGGACCCGCCGCTGCAGATGCTGCGCGCCGTACCGATCTTGGGCCTGATCCCGCTGTTCATCCTGTGGTTCGGTATCGGCGAGACGCCCAAGATCACCCTGGTGGCCATCGCTGTCGCCGTCCCCCTCTACATCAACACCGTGGCTGGTATCCACGCTGTGGATGCCAAGCACATCGAGGTCGCGCGCGTCCTCGGGCTGGGCCGCGCCGCGGTGGTGCGCCATGTCGTCCTGCCCGGTGCGCTTCCCGGGCTGTTGACGGGGCTACGCCTGAGTCTGGGCGGCGCCTGGCTCGCCCTGATCGTCGCCGAGCAGATCAACGCCGACGCCGGGTTGGGCTTCATGATCAACAGTGCCCGGGAGTTCCTGCGGACCGACACCGTCGTCCTCGGGCTCGTCGTCTACAGCCTGCTCGGCCTGGCCACCGACGCACTCGTCCGGCTCCTGGAGAGGAGGGCCCTGTCATGGCGGCGCGGCATCAACGCGTGACCACGGCGCACGGCACGGAGACCGAGCCGCACTGGGCCGCGCACGTGCGCGGTCTGGACAGGGCTTTCGGCGGCGACCGGGTTCTGCGCGGCCTCGATCTCGACCTGGCCCCGGGCGAGTTCACCGCTCTGCTGGGGCGCAGCGGATCGGGCAAATCGACGCTGCTTCGGGTGCTCGCGGGACTGGACGGCGACTACGACGGCGAGGCTGCCGCCGACGGAGCGGTCGCCGTCGCCTTCCAGGAACCGCGGCTGCTGCCGTGGAAGAGGGTGTGGGCCAACATCGTGCTGGGAGTCGCGACCGACGCGCCGCGCGAGGCGGCGACGGCTGCGCTCGCCGAGGTCGGCCTGGCGGAGCGCGCCGACGCCTGGCCGCTCACGCTGTCCGGCGGCCAGGCCCAGCGCGTTTCCCTGGCGCGCGCCCTCATCCGCGAACCCCGGTTACTCCTGCTGGACGAGCCCTTCGGCGCCCTGGACGCACTGACCCGCGCCACCATGCACGACCTGGTCCTGAAGCTGTGGCAGCGGCACCGCCCCGCCGTCCTGATCGTCACCCACGACGTCGACGAGGCGCTGCTGCTCGCCGACCGAGCGCTCGTCCTCACCGACGGGCGTATCTCCCACGACATCGACGTGGACCTGGAACGTCCGCGTCGCCGACAGGACCCCCGAGCGGCGGAACTCCGCGCCGAGCTGCTCACCGCGCTCGGCGTCGCCCCCGCCGCACCGTGACGTGAGTCGCCAGCACCACTCCCTGAGACGAGATGGGACCCCACCGATGACCAGCAACGCGTCCGCGCCCACCGCCGCCCTGTCGGCCGTCCTCGCAGTGCTGCTCCTCGGGGCGGGTTGTTCAGCGGGCGACGGCGGCGCCAACGACGTCGGTGACGTGGTGCTCAGGGTGGGCGATCAGATCGACGGAGCCCAGACGCTGCTCGACGCGGCCGGGGAACTCGACGATGTCCCGTACACGATCGAATGGTCCACCTTCACCTCCGGCCCGCCGCTGTTGGAGGCCGTGCACGCCGGCGCGGTCGACATCGGCCAGGTCGGTAACACGCCTCCGGTCTTCGCCGCGGCCGCGGGCTCTGACATGCGGATCGTCGCCGCCTTCGCGTCGTCGCCGGACGGTACCTCGATCGTCGTGCCGACCGACTCCGACATCGACAGCCCCGAGGATCTGGCGGGACGCTCCATCGCCGTAACCAAGGGCAGTTCCGCCCACGGTCAGCTGCTGGGGGTCCTGGAGGCCGAAGGACTCGGCTTCGACGACGTCGACGTCAACTACGTGCAGCCCGCCGACGCGCTGGCGGCCTTCTCCGAGCGGCAGGCCGACGCC contains:
- a CDS encoding ABC transporter permease, whose amino-acid sequence is MGPPSVSAVRTPVTRERSQRSSTPPSLPPSAATAVPKRGRDAAWQRWISPVALLVLWQLGASAGVIPERLLPPPSAIAATGIDLMRDGTLLSAVGTSLQRVLAGFAAGAVVGTACAVVAGISRWGEKLVDPPLQMLRAVPILGLIPLFILWFGIGETPKITLVAIAVAVPLYINTVAGIHAVDAKHIEVARVLGLGRAAVVRHVVLPGALPGLLTGLRLSLGGAWLALIVAEQINADAGLGFMINSAREFLRTDTVVLGLVVYSLLGLATDALVRLLERRALSWRRGINA
- a CDS encoding ABC transporter ATP-binding protein — translated: MAARHQRVTTAHGTETEPHWAAHVRGLDRAFGGDRVLRGLDLDLAPGEFTALLGRSGSGKSTLLRVLAGLDGDYDGEAAADGAVAVAFQEPRLLPWKRVWANIVLGVATDAPREAATAALAEVGLAERADAWPLTLSGGQAQRVSLARALIREPRLLLLDEPFGALDALTRATMHDLVLKLWQRHRPAVLIVTHDVDEALLLADRALVLTDGRISHDIDVDLERPRRRQDPRAAELRAELLTALGVAPAAP
- a CDS encoding ABC transporter substrate-binding protein, whose translation is MTSNASAPTAALSAVLAVLLLGAGCSAGDGGANDVGDVVLRVGDQIDGAQTLLDAAGELDDVPYTIEWSTFTSGPPLLEAVHAGAVDIGQVGNTPPVFAAAAGSDMRIVAAFASSPDGTSIVVPTDSDIDSPEDLAGRSIAVTKGSSAHGQLLGVLEAEGLGFDDVDVNYVQPADALAAFSERQADAWAAWDPYIAQAEDRADAKILVNAEGYSNTFTFQVAAVDAVEDPTREAALEDYLGRIHRAVLWSAAHPDAYAKAWSKHTGLPEEVTRIAAERRSPTPRAIDKELIASEQDLADAFADAGEIPDAPVMADYVDDRFNDLVPDAAG